One window of the Eucalyptus grandis isolate ANBG69807.140 chromosome 8, ASM1654582v1, whole genome shotgun sequence genome contains the following:
- the LOC104416425 gene encoding cytochrome P450 89A2, which produces MDLWFIILVTLSVAALLRATLNLLSSSSSSSSAAKRKSLPPGPPAVPVIGNFLWLRKSFAEIEPVLRSLRARYGPMITLHVGPRPAVFVASQALAHEALVHRGALFADRPPPRPTDRLLSANQHNVSSSSYGPTWRLLRRNLTAEILHPSRLRSYSRARAWVLDILVAELKSQPGGVVQVVDHFQYAMFCLLVLMCFGDRLEEKQIKKIEEAQRRLLLGFRRFSVLSFWPRVSKLVFPKRWKEFYDLIEYRNRVLVPLIRARSKAKQEQLNKVKEDENRGDWIVSYVDTLLDLELPGEKRKLEEEEMVSLCSEFLNAGTDTTSTALQWIMANLVKYPEIQERLYDEIKSVVGQGAEQVQEEDLQRMGYLKAVVLEGLRRHPPGHFVLPHTVTEDTELGGYVIPKKGTINFMVAEMGWDPKVWEDPMAFKPERFLNCGDGGGGAGGFDITGSREIKMMPFGAGRRICPASGLAMLHLEYFVANLVWLFQWQAVAGEEVDLSEKLEFTVVMKNPLRAQICPRNSGN; this is translated from the coding sequence ATGGATCTCTGGTTCATCATCCTCGTCACCCTCTCCGTCGCCGCCCTCCTCAGAGCCACCCTCaacctcctctcctcctcctcctcctcctcctccgccgccaaGAGGAAGAGCCTCCCGCCGGGCCCTCCCGCCGTCCCGGTCATCGGTAACTTCCTATGGCTCCGCAAGTCCTTCGCGGAGATCGAGCCCGTCCTTCGCTCCCTCCGCGCCCGCTACGGCCCCATGATCACCCTCCACGTGGGCCCCCGCCCCGCCGTCTTCGTCGCCTCCCAGGCCCTCGCCCACGAGGCCCTCGTCCACCGCGGCGCCCTCTTCGCCGACCGCCCGCCGCCCCGCCCCACTGACCGTCTCCTCTCCGCCAACCAGCACAACGTCAGCTCCTCTTCCTACGGCCCCACCTGGCGCCTCCTCCGCCGGAACCTCACGGCGGAGATCCTCCATCCCTCCCGCCTGCGCTCCTACTCCCGGGCCCGCGCTTGGGTCCTCGACATCCTGGTGGCGGAGCTCAAGTCCCAGCCAGGCGGCGTGGTCCAAGTCGTCGACCACTTCCAGTACGCCATGTTCTGCTTGTTGGTCCTCATGTGCTTCGGAGACAGGCTCGAGGAGAAGCAGATTAAGAAGATTGAAGAGGCTCAGCGACGGTTGCTGTTGGGTTTCCGGCGGTTCAGCGTGCTCAGTTTCTGGCCGCGGGTGAGCAAGCTCGTGTTCCCGAAGCGGTGGAAGGAGTTCTACGATCTCATCGAATATCGGAATCGCGTCCTCGTCCCGCTTATCAGGGCCCGATCCAAGGCCAAGCAAGAGCAACTAAACAAAGTCAAGGAGGACGAGAATCGTGGCGATTGGATTGTGTCGTATGTGGACACGCTCCTGGACCTGGAGCTGCCGGGGGAGAAGAGgaagctggaggaagaagaaatggtgAGCCTCTGCTCGGAGTTCCTCAACGCCGGCACCGACACGACGTCCACAGCGCTGCAATGGATCATGGCCAACCTGGTAAAGTACCCAGAAATCCAAGAGAGGCTCTACGATGAAATCAAATCGGTCGTGGGACAAGGGGCGGAGCAGGTGCAGGAGGAGGACTTGCAGAGGATGGGCTACCTGAAGGCGGTGGTGCTGGAGGGGCTGCGCCGCCACCCGCCGGGGCACTTCGTGCTGCCGCACACGGTGACGGAAGACACGGAGCTGGGCGGATACGTGATTCCGAAGAAGGGGACCATCAACTTCATGGTGGCGGAGATGGGTTGGGACCCGAAAGTCTGGGAGGACCCGATGGCGTTCAAGCCCGAGAGGTTCTTGAATTGCGGTGATGGCGGGGGAGGAGCGGGCGGTTTTGACATCACGGGGAGCAGGGAGATTAAGATGATGCCGTTTGGGGCGGGGAGGAGGATCTGCCCAGCGTCCGGGCTCGCGATGCTGCATCTGGAGTACTTCGTGGCGAACTTGGTGTGGCTGTTCCAATGGCAGGCGGTGGCGGGCGAGGAGGTGGACCTGTCGGAGAAGCTGGAGTTCACAGTCGTGATGAAGAATCCTTTGAGGGCCCAGATTTGTCCCCGGAATTCGGGCAACTGA
- the LOC120286605 gene encoding cytochrome P450 89A2-like yields the protein MDLWFLILVTLSVAVLLKATLNLLSSTAKGKNLPPGPPAFPVVGNFLWLCKSFAEMEPTLRSLHARHGPMVTLHMGPRPTIFVASQALAHEALVRRGAVFADRPPPLATDRVLSVNQHEVSSSSYGPTWRLFRRNLTAEILHPSRLRSYSRARVWVLDILVAELKSQPGGVVRVVDHFQYAMFCLLVLMCFGDRLEEKQIKQIEEAQRRLLLGFQRFNVLNFWPLVTKIVLRKRWKEFYELIEYRNRVLVPLISARSKAKREQLNKVKEDENRGDWILSYVDTLLDLELPEEKRKLEEDEMVSLCSEFLDAGTDTTSTALQWIMANLVKYPEIQERLYDEIKSVVGQGTELVQEEELQRMGYLKAVVLEGLRRHPPGHFVLPHTVTEDTELGGYVIPKKGTINFMVAEMGWDPKVWEDPMAFKPERFLNCGDGEGEAGGFDITGSREIKMMPFGAGRRICPASGLAMLHLEYFVANLVWLFQWRAVAGEEVDLSEKLEFTVVMKNPLRAQICPRNSGN from the coding sequence ATGGATCTCTGGTTCCTCATCCTCGTCACTCTCTCCGTCGCCGTCCTCCTCAAAGCCACCCTCAACCTCCTCTCCTCCACCGCCAAAGGAAAGAACCTCCCGCCGGGCCCTCCCGCCTTCCCGGTCGTCGGCAACTTCCTATGGCTCTGCAAGTCATTCGCGGAGATGGAGCCCACCCTCCGCTCCCTCCACGCCCGCCACGGCCCCATGGTCACCCTCCACATGGGCCCCCGCCCCACCATCTTCGTAGCCTCCCAGGCCCTCGCCCACGAGGCCCTCGTCCGCCGCGGCGCGGTCTTCGCCGACCGCCCGCCGCCCCTCGCCACCGACCGTGTCCTCTCCGTCAACCAGCACGAGGTCAGCTCCTCCTCCTACGGCCCCACCTGGCGCCTCTTCCGCCGGAACCTCACGGCGGAGATCCTCCATCCCTCCCGCCTGCGCTCCTACTCCCGCGCCCGCGTGTGGGTCCTTGACATCCTCGTGGCAGAGCTCAAGTCTCAGCCAGGTGGCGTGGTCCGCGTCGTTGACCACTTCCAGTACGCCATGTTCTGCTTGCTGGTCCTCATGTGCTTCGGAGACAGGCTCGAGGAGAAGCAGATTAAGCAGATTGAGGAGGCTCAGCGACGGTTGCTTTTGGGTTTCCAGCGGTTCAACGTGCTCAATTTCTGGCCGCTGGTGACCAAGATCGTGCTCCGGAAGCGGTGGAAGGAGTTCTACGAGCTCATCGAATATCGGAATCGCGTCCTCGTCCCGCTCATCAGCGCTCGATCCAAGGCCAAGCGGGAGCAACTAAACAAAGTCAAGGAGGACGAGAATCGTGGCGATTGGATTTTGTCGTATGTGGACACGCTCCTGGACCTGGAGCTTccggaggagaagaggaagctgGAGGAAGACGAAATGGTGAGCCTCTGCTCGGAGTTCCTCGACGCCGGCACCGACACGACGTCCACAGCGCTGCAATGGATCATGGCCAATCTGGTAAAGTACCCAGAAATCCAAGAGAGGCTCTACGATGAAATCAAATCAGTCGTGGGACAAGGGACGGAGCTGGTGCAGGAGGAGGAGTTGCAGAGGATGGGCTACCTGAAGGCGGTGGTGCTGGAGGGGCTGCGCCGCCACCCGCCGGGCCACTTCGTGCTGCCGCATACGGTGACGGAAGACACGGAACTGGGCGGATACGTGATTCCGAAGAAGGGGACCATAAACTTCATGGTGGCGGAGATGGGTTGGGACCCGAAAGTCTGGGAGGACCCGATGGCGTTCAAGCCCGAGAGGTTCTTAAATTGCGGTGATGGCGAGGGAGAAGCGGGCGGTTTTGACATCACGGGGAGCAGGGAGATTAAGATGATGCCGTTTGGGGCGGGGAGGAGGATCTGCCCTGCGTCCGGGCTCGCGATGCTGCATCTGGAGTACTTCGTGGCGAACTTGGTGTGGCTGTTCCAAtggcgggcggtggcgggcgAGGAGGTGGACCTGTCGGAGAAGCTGGAGTTCACAGTCGTGATGAAGAACCCTTTGAGGGCCCAGATTTGTCCCCGGAATTCGGGCAACTGA